The DNA segment TGGAAGAGTTGCGACTGTACCTTTGATCGGGTCCGTGTACATTTCTTTTGTTGTACCGTGTGGGAGAAAGTATTCGTGGGCTTCCGGAGTGCCAGCGGAGATGACGATACCACGCTGAACGAGGCGGTCAGCTACTTGTTCGGTGACAATACCGCCAAAGATTGAGGTGTCGGCGGGGTTGTTACGATTTGTAAAAGTTTCTACATAGACAGGCGAATGAGCGGCCAGTTCCCTATGGTTGGTATTCGAATACAGAACATCTGCGGCTGCATAGTTTATCTCAATAATCGGAATTTCTTCTTGATGATGAAACGATCGAGCCGTGGGAGTCGAATCAAAGACATAATCATAGGTGTTGCCGACTGTGTCCTTGGTGTCTTCCCAAAAGCGATTGCCACAGCCGGACGTCATGATAATTATGGCAAAAAGTATACTTAAGAGTGCCGCTCTGTTCATCCGGTCCCGTCCTATTTCTCGGTTTCGAAGGTTACAATCTCAATAAAATTGTCAGTGTTACTGTTTATTCGGTAATTTCATGTATTTCCTTTAGGATCGCGCAGATAAGTTTTGTCATTGCTCCTGAAGATTGTTCGGCTTGGCTTATAACCTGTTCCAAAGGAGCTGCCTTCATGCAGTCCGGCAAATTTTTATTTGTCAGGCAGGAGATAGCTAGTACTCGAATGCCCATATGATGCGCAGCGATGGCTTCCATGCATGTTGACATGCCTATGGCATCGGCTCCGAGGTTTCGGTACATTCTTGTTTCTGCCGGAGTCTCCATATTAGGTCCCATAATCTGCATGAATACACCATGTTCTATGTGAATACCAAGTTCAAGGGCCTTGTCTTTCGCTATTTTTCGAAATTGCTTGTCATAAACTAAACACATGTCGGGGAACCTTTTCCCCCAGTTGTCCTCATTTTTTCCGCGCAATGGAGTTGTGCCCGTCAGGTTGATATGGTCTTCGACCAGCATGGGAGAGCCTGTAAGAAAGGAAGGATTGAGAGCCCCGGCTGCATTTGTCAATATAAGCTTTTTGATACCAAGTTCTCCGAGGGTTCGGATCCCGTGAACGACTTGTCGAGCATCAAGGCCTTCGTAAAGGTGGAATCGTCCATGTAAGGCCAGAATGGGAATAGAGCTGATGGTTCCCTGTATCAGTTGACCTGCATGGCTTTTCACTGTGGAAACCGGAAATTCTGGAATGACATCATAGGAGAGACTTGTGGGGTTTTCGATTGCATCCGTCAATTTCCCTAACCCGGTTCCTGTCATGAGCGCGACAGTTCCGTCTTGAATTTTGCCTAGATTTTCTTGTATATATGCGGCAGAGTGTTGTATCTTCTTGATGTATTTCACGTGGACTCCTGAGATTGAAGCATCTGTTTGAGTGCTTTATGAACGTTTTCCTGGAATAGTCCTGATAGAACCAAGGATAGGCTCTTTTTATGGATATTGTAACGCTTCTCGGTCTTGCTGTTGGATTATCTCTTATTGTAGGTGCGATCATCATTGGTGGCGCTGTCGATGTTTTTGTTAATATTCCCGGTATGATGATAGTTGTAGGTGGAACAATTGCCTCCATCATGGTCGCTTTTCCGTTTGAAGAGGTCATACAAGCCTTTACTGCTGCATTCAAGATGTTCGTTCAGCGGAAAACAAAGGTTCGTGATGTGGTCAATATCATGGTTAAAGTTGCTGAAATCAGCCGCCGGGAAGGGCTTGTCGCTTTGGAAAATGTACAGACCGAAAATATGGTTCTCAAAAAATCATGCCAGCTTATCGCTGATAATGCTGACCCCGAAATAATACGGACGACGCTTGCAATTGAGATCAATTCCATGCGGCGGCGTCATCAAGTGGGGCAGGATGTTTTCAAACGATTGGCGGCTCTCTCTCCTGCATTCGGAATGATGGGAACATTGATCGGACTTGTTCAAATGCTATCACAATTGAACGATCCAAAGACCATTGGACCAGCAATGGCTGTGGCTTTGCTCACGACTTTTTATGGGAGCGCTATGTCGACATTGTTTTTCATCCCCATCGCCGCAAAGCTCAAGGCAAGAACGCTTCAGGAACAATTGCATCTTGAGGTTATTTTTGAGGGAGCGAAATCAATTCTTGAAAACAATAATCCCCGTCTGGTATATGAAAAACTGTCATCCTTTTTGGCGCCGAATGAACGAGAGGCCAGATAAATGAGTGATCGGTACGATGATGCTTTTGATCCTCCAGTAGAGGAAGAGGAAGAAAGTTCTGAATGGCTCACGACTTTTGCGGATCTTTCAATGCTGCTTCTTGTCTTTTTTGTCCTTCTTTATTCCATGTCCACGTTGGATACTGAAAAATTTTCTCGAACGTTTTCTTCTGTGACACAAGCTCTTCAGGGCAAGCTGGATAAGATTTCCACCAGCAAAATATCTCAGGAAGAAGCCGGGGTACTGATTGACCAAGCCCTCATGCGGCGGCAAATAATTGAATCACAGCGTAAAGTTTTTGCCGAGGTAAAAACGCTTCAGACAAAAAAAGGTGTTGAAGGCGTTGTTTCTGCCAATTTTGAGGATGGTGTAATCACGCTACGAGTTCCGGGGGATATTATGTTTCGTTCGGGACAGATTGATCTCTCGCCAAAGGGGGCATTGGTGGTGAGAGAACTCAAAAATTTCTTCATTCAACACAAGGATCAGACCATCAAAATTATCGGGTATACCGACAACAGTCGTCCATCATCAAGGTCTCGTTTCAAAGATAATTGGGAAATCTCAGCGCTGAGAGCTGTCAGTGTTTTGCGCGAATTACTCAAAATGGGCATCGAATCTACCCGGTTGACTGCCACAGGACTGGCCTATCTCAATCCTATCTATCCGAATACGACAGACGATTATCGAGCAAAAAACAGACGAGTTGAGTTCGTGCTTGAAAAACGTGTCATGGGCCAGTAAGGTTCCTATGCGGGTGTAAGATTATTATCATTATTGAGGGTAGTTATGGGATTCGATATCGAAATGTCCACAGGTGGTGACGACCATCTTAGAAAAGCTTTCAGAACACGGGTTCCTGGGCTGAGCGTACAATTCCCCGCCTTGGACAAAAGTTTTGAGGTCAAAGACCTGAGCGCGACAGGTTTTGCCGTGCTGGATTTGGATAAGGGATTCAAAGAAGGACAATTTACGGATTGTGAGTTGTTGATCAATGACAAGTTGTTTCTTAAGAGACTCAATGCTGAAGTGATGCGTGTCCTTGACAACGGGATTGTTGGGATCAATTTTGTTGATTTGAGCCGGCAGCAACAGTCAAGGCTCGACAAGCTTGTTTTGGAAGTCCAAAAGAGGCTTATAGAGTTGCGTAAAAAGCAACGCGAACAAGAATAGCCAGGACATCCAATGACAATTGACCAACATAAGGTCCTTATAGCCAACAGGGGTGAGATTGCCATGCGCGTTATGCGTGCATGTACACAGCTCAACCTGGATTTTGTTTGTGTATATACGCAGGAAGACCGGGATTCCGCACATGTCCATTTGGCACGGGAACTGGCTGGAGAGGGGGGCGTCTACAAAATAATTTCCTATCTGGATGCCAATGAACTCTTTGCTGTGGCAGATGATGCCGGGGCTACAGCTCTGCATCCCGGCTATGGTTTTTTTGCTGAAGATTTTCGTTTTGCTCGGCGAGTTGTGCGGCGAGACAGGCCGATGGAATTTATTGGTCCTTCCTGGTGGGTTATTCGAGATTTGGGTGACAAGATCAACACCAAACGCATCGCCAGAAGTCTTGATGTCCCAACGGTACCAGGTTCTGACAGGCCCGTTTATAGTGAGGTTGAAGCTGAGGAAATAGCGGCCAGCCTTTTTGAGTTTCAGGCCACACAGGGAGTTATTGATGGCGTCATCATGGTCAAGGCGTCGGCTGGTGGCGGGGGAATGGGGATTGAAGAGGTCGGGAGCTTTGAAGAGTTCCGCTCTGTTTTTCGCCGTATACGTAATTATGCCAAGCGAAATTTTGGTGATGAAGGCGTCCTGATTGAGCAGCGAATTTTTGACTTCAATCATCTTGAAGTCCAGATTGTTTGTGAGCGAGGTACCGGCCGGCAGATTCATTTTGGTACACGCAACTGTTCGATTCAGAGTAGTGGAAAGCAGAAAAGACTGGAAGTAGCTCCGGGGTTTGCACCAGGCGTGATACCATATACGTTTGATGCGGCCGCAGTCCTTGCTGATATCACGAAGTATTCTTTATCCATGGCCCATGAAGCCGGGTATGATAACGTCGGAACATGGGAGTGGATTGTTACCCCTAAAGGGGAGCCATTCCTCATGGAGGTTAATACTCGTATTCAAGTTGAGAATGGGGTTTCATCGATCATATCACGGGTGCAAGGAAAGACTGTTAATATTATAACTGAACAATTGCGTCTGGCTCTTGGAGAGCCTCTCCGATATACGCAGGATGATATTACTTTCGAAGGCATTGGAATTGAATATCGCATAGTGTCCGAAAATACGGAGCATAGATTCACGCCGTGTGCCGGAAGAATTACCCGACTTGGTTGGCAGGACCATGATTGGTTAGAGGTTCACACTCATGTTCCTAAGGGGGAAGAGTACGAAATTCCAATGGAGTACGATCCGAATCTCGCCCTGGCAATTGTTTGGGGTAAAGATTTGGATGACGCCAAGGCGCGTGGCCTTCAGTTTCTTGAAGAACTTGTGCTGGAAGGGACCGCTGGCGGCAGAGAAGAAAATTTCCACACCAACATAGCCTTTCTTAAAAAAAAGACGAACAGGATTCTGGAGTTCTAAA comes from the Pseudodesulfovibrio piezophilus C1TLV30 genome and includes:
- a CDS encoding FlgO family outer membrane protein, with the protein product MNRAALLSILFAIIIMTSGCGNRFWEDTKDTVGNTYDYVFDSTPTARSFHHQEEIPIIEINYAAADVLYSNTNHRELAAHSPVYVETFTNRNNPADTSIFGGIVTEQVADRLVQRGIVISAGTPEAHEYFLPHGTTKEMYTDPIKGTVATLPPRSGKLTGYYVLGDSYIYVNAKITRLDDHAIIAGHNWTIPITNNIRAMLPQLSLPENGLKPSVKTHFQ
- a CDS encoding motility protein A; protein product: MDIVTLLGLAVGLSLIVGAIIIGGAVDVFVNIPGMMIVVGGTIASIMVAFPFEEVIQAFTAAFKMFVQRKTKVRDVVNIMVKVAEISRREGLVALENVQTENMVLKKSCQLIADNADPEIIRTTLAIEINSMRRRHQVGQDVFKRLAALSPAFGMMGTLIGLVQMLSQLNDPKTIGPAMAVALLTTFYGSAMSTLFFIPIAAKLKARTLQEQLHLEVIFEGAKSILENNNPRLVYEKLSSFLAPNEREAR
- a CDS encoding PilZ domain-containing protein; protein product: MGFDIEMSTGGDDHLRKAFRTRVPGLSVQFPALDKSFEVKDLSATGFAVLDLDKGFKEGQFTDCELLINDKLFLKRLNAEVMRVLDNGIVGINFVDLSRQQQSRLDKLVLEVQKRLIELRKKQREQE
- a CDS encoding purine-nucleoside phosphorylase — its product is MKYIKKIQHSAAYIQENLGKIQDGTVALMTGTGLGKLTDAIENPTSLSYDVIPEFPVSTVKSHAGQLIQGTISSIPILALHGRFHLYEGLDARQVVHGIRTLGELGIKKLILTNAAGALNPSFLTGSPMLVEDHINLTGTTPLRGKNEDNWGKRFPDMCLVYDKQFRKIAKDKALELGIHIEHGVFMQIMGPNMETPAETRMYRNLGADAIGMSTCMEAIAAHHMGIRVLAISCLTNKNLPDCMKAAPLEQVISQAEQSSGAMTKLICAILKEIHEITE
- a CDS encoding OmpA/MotB family protein — translated: MSDRYDDAFDPPVEEEEESSEWLTTFADLSMLLLVFFVLLYSMSTLDTEKFSRTFSSVTQALQGKLDKISTSKISQEEAGVLIDQALMRRQIIESQRKVFAEVKTLQTKKGVEGVVSANFEDGVITLRVPGDIMFRSGQIDLSPKGALVVRELKNFFIQHKDQTIKIIGYTDNSRPSSRSRFKDNWEISALRAVSVLRELLKMGIESTRLTATGLAYLNPIYPNTTDDYRAKNRRVEFVLEKRVMGQ
- a CDS encoding biotin carboxylase N-terminal domain-containing protein encodes the protein MTIDQHKVLIANRGEIAMRVMRACTQLNLDFVCVYTQEDRDSAHVHLARELAGEGGVYKIISYLDANELFAVADDAGATALHPGYGFFAEDFRFARRVVRRDRPMEFIGPSWWVIRDLGDKINTKRIARSLDVPTVPGSDRPVYSEVEAEEIAASLFEFQATQGVIDGVIMVKASAGGGGMGIEEVGSFEEFRSVFRRIRNYAKRNFGDEGVLIEQRIFDFNHLEVQIVCERGTGRQIHFGTRNCSIQSSGKQKRLEVAPGFAPGVIPYTFDAAAVLADITKYSLSMAHEAGYDNVGTWEWIVTPKGEPFLMEVNTRIQVENGVSSIISRVQGKTVNIITEQLRLALGEPLRYTQDDITFEGIGIEYRIVSENTEHRFTPCAGRITRLGWQDHDWLEVHTHVPKGEEYEIPMEYDPNLALAIVWGKDLDDAKARGLQFLEELVLEGTAGGREENFHTNIAFLKKKTNRILEF